The following coding sequences are from one Anguilla rostrata isolate EN2019 chromosome 16, ASM1855537v3, whole genome shotgun sequence window:
- the LOC135242213 gene encoding cell cycle progression protein 1-like isoform X2, which yields MSESSSDTESSCGWTIISNEGSDIETLGPEHGADSKPQRSESLDGEETQEEEEEVQEEVQQEPSVLQAEQHSESWIESSLDNTLKEETHEQPEGVSEAVVGHVTLCSSSEHSDIMTLEPLMVAEPEASWEEQQDLYLGTSSSSQYTFSTLETTRLFVGHWKLPESLWDLGSRLKGHLSGSCSVSASLPVEPSGRDSSSSSGEEEVREPSPALRRRRVRKSTASTSETEEAKSLGPGQEGPTMQQEQEVQEVQEVQRAPPPPGHGSGTLNKCILLALVIAISMGFGHFYGTVQTQERQKMADKMRGIEPSDAAADLQKCRRERDVIAQSKEVVQHLREDLEEKQAMVLSLTQIMDKITKENHQLRLKQSQQQAQKKELTERLKQSAQEKNDMEFHHRHLATENQQLMSSLEHEEQSLSALQEELLGLRTQIRDLEERGAGADSVLSENQKLKEHLEEEKQRIRLFLSQKEALVAEAQTLRQELDRERKATDQLKEELEQLSGQSTAESDPETEELRARLAELEKKLSFEQQRSDLWERLYVETKEDRAKGDQQPRAKKPRDGIIGKVKDTFDAVKNSTKEFVHHHKEQIKKAKEAVKENLRKFSDSVKSTFRHFKNSASRVFEKARKPQDRKFHERKAGLHGRQQDRSREHKQEKDSGSSSWQARPHKPLHQHPRKSTADTFQADRNTRKPGPTAQKDSDSARHGKRPKGCSGVFDCAYQESMSLFNKALEPIRADEFNQLIHSYLQQEVDHFHHWGELESFINSFFHNGVFIHDQMLFTDFVSGVEDYLEDMDEYQRYNDDVFEDLDDYVYKHFFGDSYSKQFGPSRPIAKPTTKRKQDRPSRHHWQQHRAHPRPQKERKWSKPGRSTGRHMADVKIELGPLPFDPKY from the exons CTGAGCAACACAGTGAATCATGGATTGAGTCATCTCTTGACAATACTCTAAAAGAGGAAACGCATGAACAGCCAGAAGGTGTTTCTGag GCCGTGGTTGGGCATGTGACACTGTGTTCCTCGAGCGAGCACTCGGATATCATGACTCTAGAACCATTGATGGTGGCAGAGCCAGAGGCATCATGGGAGGAGCAACAGGACCTCTACTTGGGCACCTCCTCCAGTAGCCAGTACACATTCAGCACCTTGGAGACGACTC GCTTGTTCGTGGGCCATTGGAAGCTTCCAGAAAGTCTCTGGGACTTGGGCAGTCGTCTGAAAGGGCATCTGTCTGGCAGCTGCTCGGTCTCAG CCTCACTGCCTGTGGAGCCCTCAGGGAGagactccagcagcagcagtggggaagaggaggtgCGGGAGCCCAGCCCGGCACTGCGGAGGCGCAGGGTGAGGAAGAGCACAGCCTCCACGTCTGAGACGGAGGAGGCTAAGAGTCTTGGGCCTGGCCAAGAGGGACCGACcatgcagcaggagcaggaggtgcaggaggtgcaggaggtgcagcgggcacctcctcctccaggacaCGGCAGTGGAACTCTTAACAAGTGCATCCTGCTGGCCCTGGTGATCGCCATCAGCATGGGCTTTGGTCACTTCTACG GTACGGTCCAAACCCAGGAGAGGCAGAAGATGGCGGATAAAATGCGCGGGATCGAGCCGAGCGATGCGGCTGCAGACCTGCAGAAGTGTCGCAGGGAGAGAGACGTCATCGCGCAGAGCAAG GAAGTGGTTCAGCACCTGAGAGAAGACCTAGAGGAAAAGCAGGCCATGGTGCTCTCCCTCACTCAGATTATGGATAAGATAACTAAAGAGAACCATCAGCTCAGGTTGAAACAGTCTCAGCAACAG GCCCAGAAAAAAGAGCTCACTGAGAGACTAAAGCAGAGCGCGCAGGAGAAGAATGATATGGAGTTCCATCACAGACACTTGGCCACAGAGAACCAGCAGCTGATGAGCTCACTGGAGCACGAGGAGCAGTCACTGTCcgccctgcaggaggagctgctgggCCTCCGCACCCAGATCCGGGACCTGGAGGAGAGGGGCGCGGGGGCTGATTCCGTCTTGTCGGAGAACCAGAAGCTGAAGGagcacctggaggaggagaagcagcgCATCCGGCTGTTCCTCAGCCAGAAGGAGGCGCTGGTGGCAGAAGCGCAGACGTTGCGGCAGGAGCTGGACCGGGAGCGGAAGGCAACAGACCAActgaaggaggagctggagcagctgagcGGCCAGAGCACGGCGGAGTCTGACCCGGAGACAGAGGAGCTGCGGGCCAGGCTGGCCGAGCTGGAGAAAAAGCTGAGCTTTGAGCAGCAGCGCTCTGACCTGTGGGAGAGGCTGTACGTAGAGACCAAGGAGGACCGGGCAAAGGGAGACCAGCAGCCCAGAGCCAAGAAGCCCCGGGATGGCATCATCGGAAAGGTGAAGGACACCTTCGACGCCGTCAAGAACTCCACCAAGGAGTTTGTTCACCACCACAAGGAGCAGATCAAGAAGGCCAAGGAGGCTGTGAAGGAGAACCTCAGGAAGTTCTCAGACTCTGTGAAGTCCACCTTCCGCCACTTTAAGAATTCTGCCTCTCGTGTATTTGAAAAGGCCCGTAAGCCTCAAGACAGGAAATTCCACGAGAGGAAAGCAGGACTCCACGGGCGCCAGCAGGACCGTTCAAGGGAGCACAAGCAGGAGAAGGACTCTGGCAGTTCTTCTTGGCAGGCTCGGCCCCACAAACCCCTGCATCAGCACCCACGCAAATCTACGGCTGATACCTTTCAGGCTGACCGTAACACCAGAAAGCCAGGGCCTACAGCCCAGAAGGACTCTGACTCAGCTCGTCACGGGAAGAGGCCTAAGGGGTGCTCTGGCGTATTTGACTGCGCCTATCAGGAATCCATGAGCCTGTTTAACAAGGCCCTGGAGCCCATCCGAGCAGACGAGTTCAACCAGCTGATCCACAGCTACCTCCAGCAGGAGGTAGACCActtccaccactggggggagctGGAGAGCTTCATCAACAGCTTCTTCCACAATGGTGTCTTCATCCATGATCAGATGCTGTTCACAGACTTTGTCAGTGGTGTGGAGGACTACCTGGAAGACATGGATGAATATCAGCGCTACAACGATGATGTATTTGAAGATCTTGATGATTATGTCTACAAGCACTTCTTTGGAGATAGCTATTCAAAACAGTTTGGGCCTAG TAGACCCATTGCAAAGCCAACCACAAAAAGGAAGCAGGACAGGCCGTCCCGGCACCACTGGCAGCAGCACCGGGCTCATCCTCGCCCCCaaaaagagaggaagtggagcAAGCCGGGACGTTCTACTGGCAGACATATGGCAGATGTCAAAATCGAGCTTGGCCCCTTGCCTTTTGATCCAAAATATTAA
- the LOC135242213 gene encoding cell cycle progression protein 1-like isoform X4, with amino-acid sequence MSESSSDTESSCGWTIISNEGSDIETLGPEHGADSKPQRSESLDGEETQEEEEEVQEEVQQEPSVLQAEQHSESWIESSLDNTLKEETHEQPEGVSEAVVGHVTLCSSSEHSDIMTLEPLMVAEPEASWEEQQDLYLGTSSSSQYTFSTLETTPGLFVGHWKLPESLWDLGSRLKGHLSGSCSVSASLPVEPSGRDSSSSSGEEEVREPSPALRRRRVRKSTASTSETEEAKSLGPGQEGPTMQQEQEVQEVQEVQRAPPPPGHGSGTLNKCILLALVIAISMGFGHFYGTVQTQERQKMADKMRGIEPSDAAADLQKCRRERDVIAQSKAQKKELTERLKQSAQEKNDMEFHHRHLATENQQLMSSLEHEEQSLSALQEELLGLRTQIRDLEERGAGADSVLSENQKLKEHLEEEKQRIRLFLSQKEALVAEAQTLRQELDRERKATDQLKEELEQLSGQSTAESDPETEELRARLAELEKKLSFEQQRSDLWERLYVETKEDRAKGDQQPRAKKPRDGIIGKVKDTFDAVKNSTKEFVHHHKEQIKKAKEAVKENLRKFSDSVKSTFRHFKNSASRVFEKARKPQDRKFHERKAGLHGRQQDRSREHKQEKDSGSSSWQARPHKPLHQHPRKSTADTFQADRNTRKPGPTAQKDSDSARHGKRPKGCSGVFDCAYQESMSLFNKALEPIRADEFNQLIHSYLQQEVDHFHHWGELESFINSFFHNGVFIHDQMLFTDFVSGVEDYLEDMDEYQRYNDDVFEDLDDYVYKHFFGDSYSKQFGPSRPIAKPTTKRKQDRPSRHHWQQHRAHPRPQKERKWSKPGRSTGRHMADVKIELGPLPFDPKY; translated from the exons CTGAGCAACACAGTGAATCATGGATTGAGTCATCTCTTGACAATACTCTAAAAGAGGAAACGCATGAACAGCCAGAAGGTGTTTCTGag GCCGTGGTTGGGCATGTGACACTGTGTTCCTCGAGCGAGCACTCGGATATCATGACTCTAGAACCATTGATGGTGGCAGAGCCAGAGGCATCATGGGAGGAGCAACAGGACCTCTACTTGGGCACCTCCTCCAGTAGCCAGTACACATTCAGCACCTTGGAGACGACTC cagGCTTGTTCGTGGGCCATTGGAAGCTTCCAGAAAGTCTCTGGGACTTGGGCAGTCGTCTGAAAGGGCATCTGTCTGGCAGCTGCTCGGTCTCAG CCTCACTGCCTGTGGAGCCCTCAGGGAGagactccagcagcagcagtggggaagaggaggtgCGGGAGCCCAGCCCGGCACTGCGGAGGCGCAGGGTGAGGAAGAGCACAGCCTCCACGTCTGAGACGGAGGAGGCTAAGAGTCTTGGGCCTGGCCAAGAGGGACCGACcatgcagcaggagcaggaggtgcaggaggtgcaggaggtgcagcgggcacctcctcctccaggacaCGGCAGTGGAACTCTTAACAAGTGCATCCTGCTGGCCCTGGTGATCGCCATCAGCATGGGCTTTGGTCACTTCTACG GTACGGTCCAAACCCAGGAGAGGCAGAAGATGGCGGATAAAATGCGCGGGATCGAGCCGAGCGATGCGGCTGCAGACCTGCAGAAGTGTCGCAGGGAGAGAGACGTCATCGCGCAGAGCAAG GCCCAGAAAAAAGAGCTCACTGAGAGACTAAAGCAGAGCGCGCAGGAGAAGAATGATATGGAGTTCCATCACAGACACTTGGCCACAGAGAACCAGCAGCTGATGAGCTCACTGGAGCACGAGGAGCAGTCACTGTCcgccctgcaggaggagctgctgggCCTCCGCACCCAGATCCGGGACCTGGAGGAGAGGGGCGCGGGGGCTGATTCCGTCTTGTCGGAGAACCAGAAGCTGAAGGagcacctggaggaggagaagcagcgCATCCGGCTGTTCCTCAGCCAGAAGGAGGCGCTGGTGGCAGAAGCGCAGACGTTGCGGCAGGAGCTGGACCGGGAGCGGAAGGCAACAGACCAActgaaggaggagctggagcagctgagcGGCCAGAGCACGGCGGAGTCTGACCCGGAGACAGAGGAGCTGCGGGCCAGGCTGGCCGAGCTGGAGAAAAAGCTGAGCTTTGAGCAGCAGCGCTCTGACCTGTGGGAGAGGCTGTACGTAGAGACCAAGGAGGACCGGGCAAAGGGAGACCAGCAGCCCAGAGCCAAGAAGCCCCGGGATGGCATCATCGGAAAGGTGAAGGACACCTTCGACGCCGTCAAGAACTCCACCAAGGAGTTTGTTCACCACCACAAGGAGCAGATCAAGAAGGCCAAGGAGGCTGTGAAGGAGAACCTCAGGAAGTTCTCAGACTCTGTGAAGTCCACCTTCCGCCACTTTAAGAATTCTGCCTCTCGTGTATTTGAAAAGGCCCGTAAGCCTCAAGACAGGAAATTCCACGAGAGGAAAGCAGGACTCCACGGGCGCCAGCAGGACCGTTCAAGGGAGCACAAGCAGGAGAAGGACTCTGGCAGTTCTTCTTGGCAGGCTCGGCCCCACAAACCCCTGCATCAGCACCCACGCAAATCTACGGCTGATACCTTTCAGGCTGACCGTAACACCAGAAAGCCAGGGCCTACAGCCCAGAAGGACTCTGACTCAGCTCGTCACGGGAAGAGGCCTAAGGGGTGCTCTGGCGTATTTGACTGCGCCTATCAGGAATCCATGAGCCTGTTTAACAAGGCCCTGGAGCCCATCCGAGCAGACGAGTTCAACCAGCTGATCCACAGCTACCTCCAGCAGGAGGTAGACCActtccaccactggggggagctGGAGAGCTTCATCAACAGCTTCTTCCACAATGGTGTCTTCATCCATGATCAGATGCTGTTCACAGACTTTGTCAGTGGTGTGGAGGACTACCTGGAAGACATGGATGAATATCAGCGCTACAACGATGATGTATTTGAAGATCTTGATGATTATGTCTACAAGCACTTCTTTGGAGATAGCTATTCAAAACAGTTTGGGCCTAG TAGACCCATTGCAAAGCCAACCACAAAAAGGAAGCAGGACAGGCCGTCCCGGCACCACTGGCAGCAGCACCGGGCTCATCCTCGCCCCCaaaaagagaggaagtggagcAAGCCGGGACGTTCTACTGGCAGACATATGGCAGATGTCAAAATCGAGCTTGGCCCCTTGCCTTTTGATCCAAAATATTAA
- the LOC135242213 gene encoding cell cycle progression protein 1-like isoform X3 encodes MSESSSDTESSCGWTIISNEGSDIETLGPEHGADSKPQRSESLDGEETQEEEEEVQEEVQQEPSVLQAEQHSESWIESSLDNTLKEETHEQPEGVSEAVVGHVTLCSSSEHSDIMTLEPLMVAEPEASWEEQQDLYLGTSSSSQYTFSTLETTPSLPVEPSGRDSSSSSGEEEVREPSPALRRRRVRKSTASTSETEEAKSLGPGQEGPTMQQEQEVQEVQEVQRAPPPPGHGSGTLNKCILLALVIAISMGFGHFYGTVQTQERQKMADKMRGIEPSDAAADLQKCRRERDVIAQSKEVVQHLREDLEEKQAMVLSLTQIMDKITKENHQLRLKQSQQQAQKKELTERLKQSAQEKNDMEFHHRHLATENQQLMSSLEHEEQSLSALQEELLGLRTQIRDLEERGAGADSVLSENQKLKEHLEEEKQRIRLFLSQKEALVAEAQTLRQELDRERKATDQLKEELEQLSGQSTAESDPETEELRARLAELEKKLSFEQQRSDLWERLYVETKEDRAKGDQQPRAKKPRDGIIGKVKDTFDAVKNSTKEFVHHHKEQIKKAKEAVKENLRKFSDSVKSTFRHFKNSASRVFEKARKPQDRKFHERKAGLHGRQQDRSREHKQEKDSGSSSWQARPHKPLHQHPRKSTADTFQADRNTRKPGPTAQKDSDSARHGKRPKGCSGVFDCAYQESMSLFNKALEPIRADEFNQLIHSYLQQEVDHFHHWGELESFINSFFHNGVFIHDQMLFTDFVSGVEDYLEDMDEYQRYNDDVFEDLDDYVYKHFFGDSYSKQFGPSRPIAKPTTKRKQDRPSRHHWQQHRAHPRPQKERKWSKPGRSTGRHMADVKIELGPLPFDPKY; translated from the exons CTGAGCAACACAGTGAATCATGGATTGAGTCATCTCTTGACAATACTCTAAAAGAGGAAACGCATGAACAGCCAGAAGGTGTTTCTGag GCCGTGGTTGGGCATGTGACACTGTGTTCCTCGAGCGAGCACTCGGATATCATGACTCTAGAACCATTGATGGTGGCAGAGCCAGAGGCATCATGGGAGGAGCAACAGGACCTCTACTTGGGCACCTCCTCCAGTAGCCAGTACACATTCAGCACCTTGGAGACGACTC CCTCACTGCCTGTGGAGCCCTCAGGGAGagactccagcagcagcagtggggaagaggaggtgCGGGAGCCCAGCCCGGCACTGCGGAGGCGCAGGGTGAGGAAGAGCACAGCCTCCACGTCTGAGACGGAGGAGGCTAAGAGTCTTGGGCCTGGCCAAGAGGGACCGACcatgcagcaggagcaggaggtgcaggaggtgcaggaggtgcagcgggcacctcctcctccaggacaCGGCAGTGGAACTCTTAACAAGTGCATCCTGCTGGCCCTGGTGATCGCCATCAGCATGGGCTTTGGTCACTTCTACG GTACGGTCCAAACCCAGGAGAGGCAGAAGATGGCGGATAAAATGCGCGGGATCGAGCCGAGCGATGCGGCTGCAGACCTGCAGAAGTGTCGCAGGGAGAGAGACGTCATCGCGCAGAGCAAG GAAGTGGTTCAGCACCTGAGAGAAGACCTAGAGGAAAAGCAGGCCATGGTGCTCTCCCTCACTCAGATTATGGATAAGATAACTAAAGAGAACCATCAGCTCAGGTTGAAACAGTCTCAGCAACAG GCCCAGAAAAAAGAGCTCACTGAGAGACTAAAGCAGAGCGCGCAGGAGAAGAATGATATGGAGTTCCATCACAGACACTTGGCCACAGAGAACCAGCAGCTGATGAGCTCACTGGAGCACGAGGAGCAGTCACTGTCcgccctgcaggaggagctgctgggCCTCCGCACCCAGATCCGGGACCTGGAGGAGAGGGGCGCGGGGGCTGATTCCGTCTTGTCGGAGAACCAGAAGCTGAAGGagcacctggaggaggagaagcagcgCATCCGGCTGTTCCTCAGCCAGAAGGAGGCGCTGGTGGCAGAAGCGCAGACGTTGCGGCAGGAGCTGGACCGGGAGCGGAAGGCAACAGACCAActgaaggaggagctggagcagctgagcGGCCAGAGCACGGCGGAGTCTGACCCGGAGACAGAGGAGCTGCGGGCCAGGCTGGCCGAGCTGGAGAAAAAGCTGAGCTTTGAGCAGCAGCGCTCTGACCTGTGGGAGAGGCTGTACGTAGAGACCAAGGAGGACCGGGCAAAGGGAGACCAGCAGCCCAGAGCCAAGAAGCCCCGGGATGGCATCATCGGAAAGGTGAAGGACACCTTCGACGCCGTCAAGAACTCCACCAAGGAGTTTGTTCACCACCACAAGGAGCAGATCAAGAAGGCCAAGGAGGCTGTGAAGGAGAACCTCAGGAAGTTCTCAGACTCTGTGAAGTCCACCTTCCGCCACTTTAAGAATTCTGCCTCTCGTGTATTTGAAAAGGCCCGTAAGCCTCAAGACAGGAAATTCCACGAGAGGAAAGCAGGACTCCACGGGCGCCAGCAGGACCGTTCAAGGGAGCACAAGCAGGAGAAGGACTCTGGCAGTTCTTCTTGGCAGGCTCGGCCCCACAAACCCCTGCATCAGCACCCACGCAAATCTACGGCTGATACCTTTCAGGCTGACCGTAACACCAGAAAGCCAGGGCCTACAGCCCAGAAGGACTCTGACTCAGCTCGTCACGGGAAGAGGCCTAAGGGGTGCTCTGGCGTATTTGACTGCGCCTATCAGGAATCCATGAGCCTGTTTAACAAGGCCCTGGAGCCCATCCGAGCAGACGAGTTCAACCAGCTGATCCACAGCTACCTCCAGCAGGAGGTAGACCActtccaccactggggggagctGGAGAGCTTCATCAACAGCTTCTTCCACAATGGTGTCTTCATCCATGATCAGATGCTGTTCACAGACTTTGTCAGTGGTGTGGAGGACTACCTGGAAGACATGGATGAATATCAGCGCTACAACGATGATGTATTTGAAGATCTTGATGATTATGTCTACAAGCACTTCTTTGGAGATAGCTATTCAAAACAGTTTGGGCCTAG TAGACCCATTGCAAAGCCAACCACAAAAAGGAAGCAGGACAGGCCGTCCCGGCACCACTGGCAGCAGCACCGGGCTCATCCTCGCCCCCaaaaagagaggaagtggagcAAGCCGGGACGTTCTACTGGCAGACATATGGCAGATGTCAAAATCGAGCTTGGCCCCTTGCCTTTTGATCCAAAATATTAA
- the LOC135242213 gene encoding cell cycle progression protein 1-like isoform X1 produces MSESSSDTESSCGWTIISNEGSDIETLGPEHGADSKPQRSESLDGEETQEEEEEVQEEVQQEPSVLQAEQHSESWIESSLDNTLKEETHEQPEGVSEAVVGHVTLCSSSEHSDIMTLEPLMVAEPEASWEEQQDLYLGTSSSSQYTFSTLETTPGLFVGHWKLPESLWDLGSRLKGHLSGSCSVSASLPVEPSGRDSSSSSGEEEVREPSPALRRRRVRKSTASTSETEEAKSLGPGQEGPTMQQEQEVQEVQEVQRAPPPPGHGSGTLNKCILLALVIAISMGFGHFYGTVQTQERQKMADKMRGIEPSDAAADLQKCRRERDVIAQSKEVVQHLREDLEEKQAMVLSLTQIMDKITKENHQLRLKQSQQQAQKKELTERLKQSAQEKNDMEFHHRHLATENQQLMSSLEHEEQSLSALQEELLGLRTQIRDLEERGAGADSVLSENQKLKEHLEEEKQRIRLFLSQKEALVAEAQTLRQELDRERKATDQLKEELEQLSGQSTAESDPETEELRARLAELEKKLSFEQQRSDLWERLYVETKEDRAKGDQQPRAKKPRDGIIGKVKDTFDAVKNSTKEFVHHHKEQIKKAKEAVKENLRKFSDSVKSTFRHFKNSASRVFEKARKPQDRKFHERKAGLHGRQQDRSREHKQEKDSGSSSWQARPHKPLHQHPRKSTADTFQADRNTRKPGPTAQKDSDSARHGKRPKGCSGVFDCAYQESMSLFNKALEPIRADEFNQLIHSYLQQEVDHFHHWGELESFINSFFHNGVFIHDQMLFTDFVSGVEDYLEDMDEYQRYNDDVFEDLDDYVYKHFFGDSYSKQFGPSRPIAKPTTKRKQDRPSRHHWQQHRAHPRPQKERKWSKPGRSTGRHMADVKIELGPLPFDPKY; encoded by the exons CTGAGCAACACAGTGAATCATGGATTGAGTCATCTCTTGACAATACTCTAAAAGAGGAAACGCATGAACAGCCAGAAGGTGTTTCTGag GCCGTGGTTGGGCATGTGACACTGTGTTCCTCGAGCGAGCACTCGGATATCATGACTCTAGAACCATTGATGGTGGCAGAGCCAGAGGCATCATGGGAGGAGCAACAGGACCTCTACTTGGGCACCTCCTCCAGTAGCCAGTACACATTCAGCACCTTGGAGACGACTC cagGCTTGTTCGTGGGCCATTGGAAGCTTCCAGAAAGTCTCTGGGACTTGGGCAGTCGTCTGAAAGGGCATCTGTCTGGCAGCTGCTCGGTCTCAG CCTCACTGCCTGTGGAGCCCTCAGGGAGagactccagcagcagcagtggggaagaggaggtgCGGGAGCCCAGCCCGGCACTGCGGAGGCGCAGGGTGAGGAAGAGCACAGCCTCCACGTCTGAGACGGAGGAGGCTAAGAGTCTTGGGCCTGGCCAAGAGGGACCGACcatgcagcaggagcaggaggtgcaggaggtgcaggaggtgcagcgggcacctcctcctccaggacaCGGCAGTGGAACTCTTAACAAGTGCATCCTGCTGGCCCTGGTGATCGCCATCAGCATGGGCTTTGGTCACTTCTACG GTACGGTCCAAACCCAGGAGAGGCAGAAGATGGCGGATAAAATGCGCGGGATCGAGCCGAGCGATGCGGCTGCAGACCTGCAGAAGTGTCGCAGGGAGAGAGACGTCATCGCGCAGAGCAAG GAAGTGGTTCAGCACCTGAGAGAAGACCTAGAGGAAAAGCAGGCCATGGTGCTCTCCCTCACTCAGATTATGGATAAGATAACTAAAGAGAACCATCAGCTCAGGTTGAAACAGTCTCAGCAACAG GCCCAGAAAAAAGAGCTCACTGAGAGACTAAAGCAGAGCGCGCAGGAGAAGAATGATATGGAGTTCCATCACAGACACTTGGCCACAGAGAACCAGCAGCTGATGAGCTCACTGGAGCACGAGGAGCAGTCACTGTCcgccctgcaggaggagctgctgggCCTCCGCACCCAGATCCGGGACCTGGAGGAGAGGGGCGCGGGGGCTGATTCCGTCTTGTCGGAGAACCAGAAGCTGAAGGagcacctggaggaggagaagcagcgCATCCGGCTGTTCCTCAGCCAGAAGGAGGCGCTGGTGGCAGAAGCGCAGACGTTGCGGCAGGAGCTGGACCGGGAGCGGAAGGCAACAGACCAActgaaggaggagctggagcagctgagcGGCCAGAGCACGGCGGAGTCTGACCCGGAGACAGAGGAGCTGCGGGCCAGGCTGGCCGAGCTGGAGAAAAAGCTGAGCTTTGAGCAGCAGCGCTCTGACCTGTGGGAGAGGCTGTACGTAGAGACCAAGGAGGACCGGGCAAAGGGAGACCAGCAGCCCAGAGCCAAGAAGCCCCGGGATGGCATCATCGGAAAGGTGAAGGACACCTTCGACGCCGTCAAGAACTCCACCAAGGAGTTTGTTCACCACCACAAGGAGCAGATCAAGAAGGCCAAGGAGGCTGTGAAGGAGAACCTCAGGAAGTTCTCAGACTCTGTGAAGTCCACCTTCCGCCACTTTAAGAATTCTGCCTCTCGTGTATTTGAAAAGGCCCGTAAGCCTCAAGACAGGAAATTCCACGAGAGGAAAGCAGGACTCCACGGGCGCCAGCAGGACCGTTCAAGGGAGCACAAGCAGGAGAAGGACTCTGGCAGTTCTTCTTGGCAGGCTCGGCCCCACAAACCCCTGCATCAGCACCCACGCAAATCTACGGCTGATACCTTTCAGGCTGACCGTAACACCAGAAAGCCAGGGCCTACAGCCCAGAAGGACTCTGACTCAGCTCGTCACGGGAAGAGGCCTAAGGGGTGCTCTGGCGTATTTGACTGCGCCTATCAGGAATCCATGAGCCTGTTTAACAAGGCCCTGGAGCCCATCCGAGCAGACGAGTTCAACCAGCTGATCCACAGCTACCTCCAGCAGGAGGTAGACCActtccaccactggggggagctGGAGAGCTTCATCAACAGCTTCTTCCACAATGGTGTCTTCATCCATGATCAGATGCTGTTCACAGACTTTGTCAGTGGTGTGGAGGACTACCTGGAAGACATGGATGAATATCAGCGCTACAACGATGATGTATTTGAAGATCTTGATGATTATGTCTACAAGCACTTCTTTGGAGATAGCTATTCAAAACAGTTTGGGCCTAG TAGACCCATTGCAAAGCCAACCACAAAAAGGAAGCAGGACAGGCCGTCCCGGCACCACTGGCAGCAGCACCGGGCTCATCCTCGCCCCCaaaaagagaggaagtggagcAAGCCGGGACGTTCTACTGGCAGACATATGGCAGATGTCAAAATCGAGCTTGGCCCCTTGCCTTTTGATCCAAAATATTAA